A genomic region of Papaver somniferum cultivar HN1 chromosome 7, ASM357369v1, whole genome shotgun sequence contains the following coding sequences:
- the LOC113300593 gene encoding uncharacterized protein LOC113300593, translating to MSTTNNVCCLCGDIGFPDKLFRCNKCCNRLQHSYCSNYYDDSASVVNVSCDWCLHEERGSITTAAAATSGKKQISSSGKRSSSSSSGKDHEYNSSGEKIKKNDKESTTSTDQKGKNSGSPSPRTAGRRYKFLKDVLC from the exons atgtctacaACTAATAACGTTTGCTGCTTGTGTGGTGATATCGGTTTCCCTGATAAACTCTTCCGCTGCAACAAATGCTGTAACCGCCTTCAACATTC TTATTGTAGTAACTACTATGATGATTCGGCGTCGGTAGTGAATGTATCGTGCGATTGGTGTCTACACGAAGAGAGAGGCAGTATTACTACCGCCGCTGCTGCAACTTCTGGCAAGAAACAAATCTCTTCTTCTGGCAAAAGATCTTCGTCGTCTAGCAGTGGTAAAGATCATGAGTATAACTCATCAGGCGagaagattaaaaaaaatgataaagaatCAACTACTAGTACTGATCAAAAGGGAAAGAATAGTGGTTCTCCATCTCCAAGAACTGCTGGCCGGAGATATAAATTTCTGAAGGATGTGTTATGTTGA
- the LOC113294736 gene encoding transcription factor-like protein DPB, with translation MVIKAAANQENWGENQGRFMNGGGYSSVTGSGAAAADDDAGSPGAVSGKKKKRAPAGGGGGGGGYNKAGGGRGLRQFSVKVCEKVEAKGRTTYNEVADELVAEFSTTGPDNPQNFEEKNIRRRVYDALNVLMAMDIISKDENKEIVWRGLPRPGAGDELKAECAGIRNRIASKAAYLQELKEQFAGLQHLIQRNEQLCCSGDAAAATKGGVPLPFILVQTRPHATVEVEISEDMQLVHFDFNNTPFELHDDSFVLKSMGFCDSSPEKNDICTQESASNGGEGSNIGTSRTPQVNCQIPPVARNANITMPSMNKCNFQ, from the coding sequence ATGGTGATTAAAGCGGCGGCGAATCAAGAAAATTGGGGGGAAAATCAAGGGAGGTTTATGAATGGAGGAGGCTATTCATCTGTAACCGGCAGTGGCgccgctgctgctgatgatgatgcgGGATCTCCAGGCGCTGTTTcggggaaaaagaaaaaaagagcgccggcaggaggaggaggaggtggagggGGTTATAATAAGGCTGGTGGTGGCAGAGGACTGCGTCAATTTAGCGTCAAAGTGTGCGAAAAagtggaagccaagggcagaacAACTTATAATGAGGTTGCGGATGAGCTTGTTGCTGAATTTTCAACAACAGGACCTGACAATCCACAAAATTTTGAAGAGAAAAATATACGGCGGAGAGTgtatgatgcgctgaatgttctTATGGCAATGGATATTATTTCTAAAGATGAAAACAAGGAGATAGTATGGAGGGGACTGCCTCGCCCTGGCGCTGGTGATGAGCTTAAGGCTGAATGCGCTGGCATAAGAAACAGAATTGCAAGCAAGGCTGCATATTTGCAAGAACTTAAGGAGCAGTTTGCAGGTCTTCAGCATCTGATACAACGGAATGAGCAATTGTGTTGTTCAGGggatgctgctgctgcaactaaaGGGGGTGTGCCGTTGCCTTTTATTCTGGTGCAGACGCGTCCACATGCGACTGTTGAGGTGGAGATATCAGAAGATATGCAGTTGGTGCATTTCGATTTCAATAATACTCCTTTTGAGCTGCATGATGATAGCTTTGTTCTTAAGTCGATGGGATTCTGTGACAGTTCTCCAGAGAAGAATGATATTTGCACTCAAGAATCTGCTTCCAACGGAGGTGAAGGTTCCAATATTGGCACATCTAGAACGCCACAGGTAAACTGCCAAATTCCCCCTGTTGCCAGGAATGCTAATATAACCATGCCTAGCATGAACAAATGTAATTTCCAGTAA